A region of Cellulophaga sp. RHA19 DNA encodes the following proteins:
- a CDS encoding ABC transporter permease produces the protein MNLVKLSFKNLISKPLNALLSLLLLVLSVALVTFMLQLSDQVKGNLDKNIKPVDLVVGAKGSPLQLVLSSVLHIDAPTGNIKLKDAEKLRKSRLVKTAVPVSYGDNYKGVRILGTETSYLKLYNAELATGELFSKSQQVVLGSTTAKKLQLKIGDTFLSSHGLADQSLEEHHGHPFKVVGILKPTGSVVDNLIITNLESIWDVHGHAEEEDDEHHHEEDLEVTSLLIQFSNPMAMMQLPRYINDKTNMQAALPSLEINRLVKLLGVGVQTIQLIAIANLLVSGLSIFISLLKAIRERRQELALLRTYGATATQLLWLVLLEGLFLGFIGYVIGWLIGRCGLWIISNYAQNSYGYTFNLATITKWEAILLVATLGITVVASVLASLSVFKLNVSKILSSEK, from the coding sequence ATGAATCTTGTAAAACTCAGTTTTAAAAATCTAATATCTAAGCCACTTAATGCTTTACTTAGCTTATTACTTTTAGTTTTAAGTGTGGCTTTGGTTACGTTTATGCTTCAATTAAGCGACCAAGTAAAAGGCAATTTAGACAAAAATATAAAACCAGTAGACTTGGTTGTAGGCGCAAAAGGTAGCCCGTTACAGTTGGTACTTTCATCGGTCTTACATATAGATGCACCTACAGGAAATATTAAATTAAAAGACGCCGAAAAACTAAGAAAAAGTAGACTTGTAAAAACAGCTGTTCCTGTTTCTTATGGTGACAATTATAAGGGCGTACGCATTTTAGGCACAGAAACTAGTTACTTAAAATTATACAATGCTGAGTTAGCAACAGGTGAGTTATTTAGTAAATCACAGCAAGTAGTTTTAGGTAGTACAACTGCTAAAAAACTACAATTAAAAATTGGAGATACTTTTTTAAGTTCTCACGGTTTAGCAGACCAAAGCCTAGAGGAGCATCACGGACACCCATTTAAAGTAGTTGGTATTTTAAAGCCAACAGGTAGCGTTGTAGATAATTTAATTATTACAAATTTAGAAAGTATTTGGGATGTTCACGGTCACGCTGAAGAAGAAGATGATGAACACCACCACGAAGAAGACCTAGAGGTTACATCATTACTTATACAATTTAGCAATCCAATGGCTATGATGCAATTGCCAAGGTATATTAACGATAAAACCAATATGCAGGCAGCATTACCATCTTTAGAGATTAACCGTTTGGTAAAGCTACTAGGTGTTGGTGTACAAACCATACAGCTTATTGCTATTGCTAATCTATTAGTATCTGGTTTAAGTATTTTTATTAGTCTTTTAAAGGCAATTAGGGAGCGTAGACAAGAACTAGCGTTATTACGTACTTATGGTGCTACAGCTACACAGTTACTTTGGTTGGTTCTTTTAGAAGGTCTATTTTTAGGCTTCATAGGTTATGTTATTGGTTGGTTAATTGGCAGATGTGGACTTTGGATTATATCTAACTACGCACAAAACAGCTACGGTTATACTTTTAACTTAGCTACAATAACTAAGTGGGAAGCCATACTATTAGTTGCTACTTTAGGAATTACCGTTGTAGCGTCTGTACTGGCTTCGCTATCTGTTTTTAAACTAAATGTTTCTAAAATTTTATCTTCAGAAAAATAA
- a CDS encoding TlpA disulfide reductase family protein produces MIFNNYIVQKYISVSVLFLCFASSFNAYAQDKKEVKPKMIFIVNGQEVTEEYLTVLQKENKIKAMHNGVSKKEKKAIAKRFKERLDNNFVMKIEVFSDEEMLANKKKQPVKSKSKSKEAKVVKKETVAASKIKVGDTITAFALEDINGNVLKSTDLKGKVVLLNFWATWCVPCLREFYEIPEAILSPNKDKNFVFIPVSVGEKRSTVVKKMTELKGRGVDFNVYLDPKNEFYSGYKKQGIPLNYIIDKNGVVVYISMGYNKDNLNKLAAKLTELVD; encoded by the coding sequence ATGATATTTAATAATTATATAGTACAGAAATACATAAGTGTTTCTGTACTTTTTTTATGTTTTGCATCTAGTTTTAATGCTTATGCGCAAGATAAAAAAGAAGTAAAACCAAAAATGATTTTTATTGTAAATGGCCAAGAGGTTACAGAAGAATATCTTACGGTTTTACAAAAAGAAAATAAAATAAAAGCAATGCATAATGGTGTTTCTAAAAAAGAGAAAAAAGCTATTGCAAAGCGCTTTAAAGAACGACTGGATAACAACTTTGTAATGAAAATTGAAGTCTTTTCTGATGAAGAGATGTTAGCCAATAAAAAGAAACAGCCGGTTAAGAGTAAGTCTAAAAGTAAAGAAGCTAAAGTTGTAAAAAAAGAAACGGTAGCTGCTTCTAAAATTAAAGTTGGCGATACTATTACTGCTTTTGCATTAGAAGATATAAACGGAAATGTTTTAAAAAGTACAGACTTAAAAGGTAAAGTGGTATTGCTAAATTTTTGGGCTACTTGGTGTGTACCTTGTTTACGAGAATTTTATGAAATACCAGAAGCTATTTTATCACCCAATAAAGACAAGAATTTTGTTTTTATTCCTGTTTCGGTAGGAGAAAAACGTTCTACTGTAGTTAAAAAAATGACAGAACTTAAGGGTAGAGGTGTAGACTTTAATGTGTATTTAGATCCTAAAAATGAGTTTTATAGTGGCTACAAAAAGCAAGGAATACCTTTAAATTATATAATAGATAAAAACGGAGTAGTTGTTTATATTTCTATGGGGTACAATAAAGATAACTTAAATAAATTAGCAGCAAAACTTACGGAGTTGGTAGACTAA
- a CDS encoding ABC transporter ATP-binding protein, with protein MIKTSKLQFSYSSENSFSFPDISLLQGEHLLILGSSGVGKTTLLHLLAGLLPASSGSITVGSTELQNLSRKELDAFRGREMGIIFQNDYFINALSVEENLALRLYFPDKKKDTTRIKELAERLDISNLLHKKVIALSEGQRQRLSIALALINKPNVIFADEPTASLDDKNCEKVIALLKEEANTSNANLLIITHDQRVKTMFKNHLYL; from the coding sequence ATGATAAAAACAAGTAAACTTCAATTTTCATACTCATCAGAAAACAGTTTTAGTTTTCCTGATATTTCTCTGCTGCAAGGAGAGCATTTGCTAATATTAGGATCTTCTGGTGTAGGCAAAACTACTCTTTTACATTTATTAGCTGGTTTACTACCTGCTAGTTCTGGTAGTATTACTGTTGGTAGCACAGAGCTACAAAATTTATCTAGAAAAGAACTAGATGCCTTTAGAGGTAGAGAAATGGGTATCATTTTTCAAAACGACTATTTTATAAATGCACTTTCTGTTGAAGAAAATTTAGCACTACGACTTTATTTTCCTGATAAAAAGAAAGATACCACTAGAATAAAAGAATTAGCTGAAAGACTTGACATAAGCAACTTATTACACAAAAAAGTAATCGCTTTAAGTGAAGGTCAGCGCCAACGGTTATCTATTGCCTTGGCCTTAATAAATAAACCAAATGTAATTTTTGCAGATGAACCTACTGCAAGCTTAGATGATAAAAATTGTGAAAAAGTAATTGCATTACTTAAAGAAGAAGCTAATACTAGTAATGCTAATTTACTTATAATTACGCATGACCAAAGAGTAAAAACAATGTTCAAAAACCACTTGTATTTATGA
- a CDS encoding DUF748 domain-containing protein — MKKRKIYKKKRYAIPLAIVIIVIVVRLLLPTLVKNYVNNVLAEIPGYYGQVKDIDISLIRGAYVINGLYLNKKEAKSQVPFIAVDKTDISIQWKALLNGKIVSELHLTKPSIIYVFEDHKTTGSTDIDDWSKALTDIVPIDINHLTIANGKAAFVEINTSPNIDLHLDNIDLQADNLRNVVQKKRNLPSTITATAVSIGNGKLKLDGKMDLVKQIPDMDMSLSLQNADATALNDFTNHYSGIDFKEGNFNVYSEIAIADGFLTGYFKPILKDAKLISKEDGFFETLWEGFVGFFKFILKNQKQNTLATKIPIEGDLNNVKTKIFPTVTNIFKNAWISAFKGKVDDNVTFKDAEKGADKNNKKKKKK; from the coding sequence ATGAAAAAGCGTAAAATATATAAAAAGAAAAGGTACGCAATACCACTAGCAATAGTAATTATTGTTATAGTGGTACGCTTACTTTTGCCAACGCTTGTAAAAAATTATGTAAACAATGTTTTAGCTGAAATTCCTGGGTATTATGGGCAAGTTAAAGACATTGACATTTCATTAATTAGAGGTGCGTATGTTATTAATGGTTTGTATTTAAATAAAAAAGAAGCTAAGTCTCAGGTGCCTTTTATTGCTGTAGACAAAACAGATATTTCTATACAATGGAAAGCTCTTTTAAATGGCAAAATTGTTAGTGAGTTGCACCTAACTAAACCTAGCATTATTTATGTTTTTGAAGACCACAAAACAACAGGTAGTACAGATATAGACGATTGGTCTAAAGCACTAACAGATATTGTACCTATAGATATTAACCACCTTACTATTGCAAACGGAAAAGCAGCCTTTGTAGAAATAAACACCAGCCCTAATATAGATTTACATTTAGACAACATTGATTTACAAGCAGACAACCTAAGAAACGTTGTCCAAAAAAAACGAAACCTACCCTCTACCATTACAGCAACTGCTGTTTCTATAGGTAACGGAAAGCTAAAATTAGATGGTAAAATGGATTTGGTAAAACAAATTCCTGATATGGATATGTCTTTATCACTACAAAATGCAGATGCAACCGCTTTAAACGATTTTACAAACCATTACAGTGGTATAGATTTTAAAGAGGGTAACTTTAATGTTTATAGTGAAATTGCCATTGCAGATGGTTTTTTAACAGGCTATTTTAAACCTATTTTAAAAGATGCTAAACTTATAAGTAAAGAAGATGGCTTTTTTGAAACCCTTTGGGAAGGTTTTGTTGGCTTTTTTAAGTTTATTCTTAAAAACCAAAAGCAAAATACACTAGCTACTAAAATTCCTATAGAAGGCGATTTAAACAATGTAAAGACAAAAATATTCCCAACGGTAACTAACATTTTTAAAAATGCTTGGATATCTGCTTTTAAAGGTAAGGTAGATGACAACGTAACTTTTAAAGATGCAGAAAAAGGTGCCGACAAAAACAACAAAAAGAAGAAAAAAAAGTAA
- a CDS encoding NAD-dependent succinate-semialdehyde dehydrogenase: MSNTVTTTNPFTGKDIKTYNLHTKQEIDSVLSTGEKTFKDWRKTSIKERTSLLKKLAKQLEKKRDDLSALMTAEMGKPIAQSKAEIDKCVWLCDFYAKNADNFLSDAIIDTEAQESFISYDPIGGVLAVMPWNYPFWQVFRFAVPTLTAGNVGILKHAANVTGCALAIQDLFLDAGYPQGCFQTIIADHKATETVLESSFIQAVSVTGSEKAGKSIASIAGKNLKKSVLELGGNNACIVWDNADLDTYIPTMVKARFQNTGQSCIAAKRFIVEESIYEEFLEKFKAEVESLKIGNPEEEETFMASMARTDLAEELKKQVDESVKKGAKVLIGNTLNGANYAPTILTDVTEDMPVFNEETFGPVAAITKAKNKEHSLELASSSRFGLGAMLFTEDIAAARQAIDQIEDGAFFINEMVKSDPRLPFGGTKASGYGRELSKEGMLEFVNKKTVYIK; encoded by the coding sequence ATGAGCAACACAGTAACTACTACAAATCCGTTTACCGGAAAAGATATAAAAACATACAACTTACACACTAAACAAGAAATAGATTCTGTTTTATCTACAGGAGAAAAAACTTTTAAAGATTGGAGAAAAACGAGTATTAAAGAACGTACTTCTTTATTAAAAAAATTAGCTAAACAGTTAGAGAAAAAACGAGATGACTTATCTGCTTTAATGACTGCAGAAATGGGTAAACCTATAGCACAAAGTAAAGCTGAGATAGACAAATGCGTTTGGTTATGCGATTTTTATGCTAAAAACGCAGATAACTTTTTAAGTGATGCCATTATAGATACAGAAGCACAAGAAAGTTTTATTAGTTATGATCCTATTGGAGGTGTATTGGCTGTAATGCCTTGGAACTACCCTTTTTGGCAAGTTTTTAGATTTGCTGTTCCTACGCTAACTGCTGGTAATGTTGGTATTTTAAAGCACGCTGCAAATGTAACTGGTTGCGCACTAGCAATACAAGATTTATTTTTAGATGCTGGGTATCCACAAGGTTGTTTTCAAACAATTATTGCAGACCATAAAGCAACAGAAACTGTTTTAGAAAGTAGTTTTATACAAGCTGTTAGTGTAACTGGAAGCGAAAAAGCTGGTAAATCTATAGCTAGTATTGCAGGTAAAAATCTAAAAAAATCTGTACTAGAGTTGGGTGGCAACAATGCCTGTATTGTATGGGATAATGCAGATTTAGACACCTACATACCTACAATGGTAAAAGCTAGGTTCCAAAACACAGGACAAAGCTGTATTGCTGCAAAACGATTTATTGTTGAAGAAAGCATATATGAAGAGTTTTTAGAAAAATTTAAAGCAGAAGTTGAATCTCTAAAAATTGGAAACCCTGAAGAAGAAGAAACCTTTATGGCTTCTATGGCACGTACAGATTTGGCTGAAGAATTAAAAAAACAAGTTGATGAATCTGTAAAAAAAGGAGCAAAAGTACTTATTGGCAACACACTTAATGGTGCTAACTATGCGCCAACCATACTTACTGATGTTACCGAAGATATGCCCGTTTTTAATGAGGAAACTTTTGGACCAGTAGCTGCAATTACAAAGGCAAAAAATAAAGAGCATAGTTTAGAACTTGCTAGCAGCTCTAGGTTTGGTTTAGGTGCTATGCTGTTTACAGAAGATATAGCTGCTGCCAGACAAGCAATAGACCAAATTGAAGATGGCGCCTTTTTTATAAACGAAATGGTAAAATCTGACCCAAGATTGCCTTTTGGAGGTACAAAAGCATCAGGTTACGGTAGAGAACTATCTAAAGAAGGAATGTTAGAGTTTGTAAATAAAAAAACTGTTTACATTAAATAA
- a CDS encoding DUF748 domain-containing protein: MINKKKNIIKITTAVIALFFVFLLCAHWFVKHKINQQLQYNLPQHITINYNSISLNLLLGNVGLDKISFKEESKGNNKTKTVLKAAKIAIKDLSYVDLLFYKKLSLNKLKITSPELTKYTVLDTITSYKEEKKEGIFTNPISISEFRITNGNIAFLNAQKTTTAKAEHIFINLKDVVFKTDKEKNTNPLEYKYSNISAHKLYANLGKFEEINAEKLKAQNESILFKNLQLKTKYTKEELSKKITIERDFINLKIKELALENTSFSYSKLTSLLNISKVYIAKPNLEVYRDKLIADDFSYKPMYSKMLRDLSLKIGVDSILIQQGNIAYQEKLTQHIKPQKLSFNNINATISNLNNYNNKTTTVHTNSLLMNKTPLELNWSFNIHKTTDFFKAWGSFTNLDIASINPFLNTNLRATAEGDMQQMYFTVSGNKQKSAGDLKIKYNNFKFKVLKKDRLGVNKLLTKLGNLLIKEGSKANPEDYRYGEIEVERDTTKSFFNYLWINVKAGLLDALTGKGTKKH; this comes from the coding sequence ATGATTAATAAAAAGAAGAATATTATAAAAATTACAACGGCAGTAATAGCCTTGTTTTTTGTCTTTTTATTATGCGCACATTGGTTTGTTAAGCATAAAATAAACCAGCAATTACAGTACAATTTACCACAGCATATTACTATAAATTACAACAGCATTAGCCTTAATCTTTTATTAGGGAACGTTGGTTTAGACAAAATTAGTTTTAAAGAAGAATCTAAAGGTAATAATAAAACTAAAACAGTATTAAAGGCTGCTAAAATAGCCATAAAGGATCTTAGTTATGTAGACCTATTATTTTATAAAAAATTAAGTCTAAATAAGTTAAAGATAACCAGTCCAGAGCTTACAAAATATACAGTTTTGGATACCATAACTAGTTATAAAGAAGAAAAAAAAGAGGGCATATTTACAAACCCTATAAGTATTAGTGAATTTAGAATTACCAACGGAAATATTGCTTTTTTAAATGCACAAAAGACAACTACTGCAAAGGCAGAACATATTTTTATTAACTTAAAAGATGTTGTTTTTAAGACTGATAAAGAGAAAAATACGAATCCGTTAGAATATAAATACAGTAATATTTCTGCTCACAAATTATATGCTAACTTAGGTAAGTTTGAAGAAATCAATGCTGAAAAATTAAAGGCACAGAATGAGTCTATCTTGTTTAAAAATCTTCAACTGAAAACAAAATACACTAAAGAAGAGTTGTCAAAAAAAATAACAATAGAAAGAGATTTTATCAATCTAAAAATTAAAGAATTAGCACTAGAAAACACTTCATTTAGTTATTCAAAATTAACATCACTTTTAAACATTTCTAAAGTATATATAGCAAAACCAAATTTAGAAGTATATAGAGATAAACTTATAGCAGACGATTTTAGTTACAAGCCAATGTATAGTAAAATGTTAAGAGATTTATCATTAAAAATAGGTGTAGATTCTATTCTAATACAACAAGGAAACATTGCTTATCAAGAAAAATTAACGCAACATATAAAGCCCCAAAAACTAAGTTTTAATAATATAAATGCAACTATTAGCAACTTAAATAATTACAACAATAAAACAACCACAGTACATACAAACTCTTTATTAATGAACAAAACACCTTTAGAATTAAACTGGAGTTTTAACATACATAAAACAACAGATTTCTTTAAGGCTTGGGGAAGCTTTACAAACTTAGACATTGCAAGTATAAATCCGTTTTTAAACACCAATTTAAGAGCAACAGCAGAGGGAGATATGCAACAGATGTATTTTACGGTTAGTGGTAACAAACAAAAATCTGCAGGAGATTTAAAAATTAAATACAACAATTTTAAGTTCAAGGTTTTAAAAAAGGACAGATTGGGAGTAAATAAGCTCTTAACCAAGTTAGGTAATTTATTAATAAAAGAAGGCTCTAAAGCAAACCCTGAAGATTATAGATACGGAGAAATTGAGGTAGAGAGAGATACCACAAAATCGTTTTTTAATTATTTATGGATAAATGTAAAAGCTGGTTTATTAGATGCCTTAACCGGAAAAGGAACCAAAAAACATTAA